The following proteins come from a genomic window of Neptunomonas concharum:
- a CDS encoding GGDEF domain-containing protein — protein MLSFLTIQGRPVFVEEKDFRRYVIVSLLSIFALIVHLFLICVFWLIGAIELSVINVGSVLIWSAGLYINIKGKHDLAILLLCFEVMIHAVLATSYLGLGAGFQHYLWAIAALAVLNTRLNTLFAGLFSFLFIMIFACLYLIFSEVQYSYRFAQWLEWVHFANILVAGLPFIIALVAIRFITVVQEARLSELASVDSLTGLYNRRFATDAANKILKRAARLNEPVSIVIGDIDFFKEVNDRAGHEVGDAVLKRTGLFLREQFREEDVVARWGGEEFLIVLPGMTGDTAFRKIESVREQFVDKFEEDNPLDLITMSFGVTECQPGSVFKDSLRVADHAMYASKEKGRNCTTLSPPARV, from the coding sequence TTGCTGAGTTTTCTAACGATCCAGGGGCGCCCTGTCTTTGTCGAAGAAAAAGATTTTCGTCGTTATGTCATTGTCTCATTGCTATCCATTTTTGCGCTGATTGTTCATCTTTTCTTAATTTGTGTGTTTTGGCTTATTGGAGCAATAGAGCTAAGCGTTATTAATGTCGGTAGTGTTCTGATTTGGAGTGCTGGTCTTTACATAAATATCAAAGGGAAGCATGACCTTGCTATCCTACTTCTTTGCTTCGAAGTGATGATACATGCTGTGCTGGCGACATCATATCTAGGTTTAGGGGCGGGGTTTCAGCATTACCTTTGGGCTATTGCAGCGCTGGCTGTGCTCAATACGCGGCTCAACACCCTGTTTGCAGGGTTGTTTAGTTTTCTATTTATCATGATTTTTGCGTGCCTCTATTTAATTTTCTCAGAGGTGCAATACAGTTATCGTTTTGCGCAATGGCTCGAATGGGTGCACTTTGCCAATATTCTTGTGGCGGGTTTACCATTTATCATTGCGCTTGTAGCTATTCGATTTATCACCGTTGTTCAAGAAGCGCGCTTGTCTGAATTAGCTTCTGTGGATAGTCTAACAGGCCTTTATAATCGCAGATTCGCAACGGATGCGGCCAATAAGATTCTAAAACGAGCCGCTAGATTAAATGAACCAGTTAGTATAGTCATTGGCGATATCGATTTTTTTAAGGAAGTTAACGACCGTGCTGGTCACGAGGTAGGCGATGCTGTTCTGAAAAGAACGGGCTTGTTTCTTAGAGAACAGTTTAGAGAAGAGGATGTTGTTGCACGCTGGGGAGGAGAGGAGTTTCTTATTGTTCTTCCCGGCATGACAGGTGACACGGCTTTTAGAAAGATTGAATCGGTTAGAGAGCAGTTTGTTGACAAGTTTGAGGAGGATAATCCCCTCGATTTGATTACAATGAGTTTTGGCGTAACAGAGTGCCAACCGGGTAGCGTATTTAAGGACTCTTTACGTGTAGCGGATCATGCGATGTATGCCAGTAAAGAGAAAGGACGAAATTGCACGACATTATCCCCTCCTGCGAGAGTTTAG
- a CDS encoding dihydrolipoyllysine-residue acetyltransferase, which yields MATQIIKMPDTDGSGDVVEFCIQIGDAISEGDSILVLESDKASMEVPSDISGSLVEWMVSMGDTVETGTPLAVIEVAESVSAVAAEAPTISSESVSKPLAESAIAAPESVVIADESVVIEMPDAGGNGDLIEFYKQVGDSFSEGEALLLVESDKAAMEVPAPFDGTVESLLAAIGDSVGEGTPLIQALRTGTVAVAQAAPASVTAAPEKAPAMPEATKPTSAAPSVVRDTSSVVNNGPAYAGPATRKLARELGVDLSQVTGTGKRSRIVKDDVKQFVKSRMTNPVQTMAVGSGIPAIPAQDFSRFGEIDTVDLSGIAKATSAHMTRCWLNIPHVTLFDEVDVTDLEAFRKLINPDQHGLDKKPSILPFIVMFAARALRKYPQFNSSLHPNGEQIIYKDYVNIGVAVDTPAGLVVPVIKDADKKSISELTKDIQILATKARDRKLKPEDMQGGCFTVSSLGASGGTGFTPIINGPEVAILGVAKSAIKPVWDGAAFQPRQQLPLCLSFDHRVINGADAGRFMAMLNQCLSHMGNALL from the coding sequence ATGGCTACGCAAATAATAAAAATGCCGGATACCGATGGCAGTGGTGATGTAGTTGAATTCTGCATTCAGATTGGAGATGCAATCTCTGAAGGTGATTCGATTCTTGTTTTAGAGTCGGATAAAGCTTCAATGGAAGTACCCAGTGATATCAGTGGTTCTTTAGTTGAGTGGATGGTTTCAATGGGCGATACGGTCGAAACGGGCACCCCTTTGGCCGTGATCGAGGTGGCAGAGTCAGTATCTGCCGTAGCTGCAGAAGCACCCACAATATCTAGTGAGTCTGTATCTAAACCGCTTGCTGAGTCCGCCATAGCGGCACCTGAGAGTGTTGTGATAGCCGATGAATCTGTTGTTATCGAGATGCCAGATGCCGGTGGTAATGGCGATTTGATCGAATTTTATAAACAGGTTGGTGACAGCTTTAGCGAAGGCGAAGCCTTGCTTTTGGTCGAGTCGGACAAAGCGGCGATGGAAGTCCCTGCGCCTTTCGACGGTACGGTTGAGTCCTTGTTGGCAGCGATTGGTGATTCTGTTGGTGAAGGTACGCCTTTGATCCAAGCGCTCAGAACAGGTACGGTAGCCGTTGCTCAGGCAGCGCCTGCTTCTGTTACCGCTGCGCCCGAAAAAGCACCGGCTATGCCAGAAGCCACGAAACCGACATCTGCTGCACCATCCGTAGTTCGTGATACTTCATCTGTAGTCAACAATGGACCCGCGTATGCAGGGCCCGCAACACGAAAACTAGCGAGAGAACTAGGTGTTGATCTTTCGCAGGTGACGGGTACGGGTAAACGTTCACGTATTGTCAAAGATGATGTGAAGCAGTTTGTTAAGTCACGTATGACTAATCCAGTACAAACAATGGCTGTGGGGTCTGGTATACCTGCTATACCCGCTCAGGATTTCAGTCGGTTTGGTGAGATCGATACTGTGGATCTATCAGGTATTGCAAAAGCAACATCTGCGCATATGACACGCTGCTGGTTGAATATTCCTCATGTCACTTTATTCGACGAGGTCGATGTGACGGATTTGGAGGCGTTTCGTAAGTTGATTAATCCAGACCAACATGGGCTGGACAAGAAACCATCGATTCTGCCGTTTATCGTTATGTTTGCTGCAAGAGCTTTACGCAAGTATCCGCAATTTAATTCATCACTCCACCCGAATGGTGAGCAAATTATCTATAAGGATTACGTTAATATTGGTGTTGCAGTAGATACGCCTGCAGGTCTGGTTGTGCCAGTGATCAAAGATGCGGATAAGAAGTCGATTTCTGAGCTAACAAAAGATATCCAAATCTTAGCTACCAAAGCAAGAGACAGAAAGCTGAAGCCTGAAGATATGCAAGGTGGTTGCTTTACGGTTTCTAGCTTGGGTGCATCTGGTGGAACAGGGTTTACGCCAATTATTAACGGGCCAGAAGTGGCGATATTGGGTGTAGCTAAATCAGCCATTAAGCCTGTTTGGGATGGTGCTGCATTCCAACCTAGGCAGCAACTTCCCCTTTGTCTCTCATTTGATCACCGTGTGATCAATGGCGCTGATGCAGGTCGTTTTATGGCGATGTTGAATCAGTGTCTTTCCCACATGGGAAATGCACTCCTGTAA